The Actinocatenispora sera genome has a window encoding:
- a CDS encoding WhiB family transcriptional regulator, which produces MDGRETVADLMEDAPEWQERALCAQTDPEAFFPEKGGSTREAKRICSRCEVQAECLEYALGKDERFGIWGGLSERERRKLKRRAG; this is translated from the coding sequence ATGGACGGCCGGGAGACGGTGGCCGACCTGATGGAGGACGCACCGGAGTGGCAGGAGCGGGCCTTGTGCGCGCAGACCGATCCGGAGGCGTTCTTCCCGGAAAAGGGGGGGTCGACCCGGGAAGCGAAGCGCATCTGCTCGCGCTGTGAGGTGCAGGCGGAGTGCTTGGAATACGCATTGGGCAAGGACGAGCGGTTCGGCATCTGGGGCGGATTGTCGGAGCGCGAACGGCGAAAGTTGAAGCGCCGGGCCGGCTGA
- a CDS encoding metallopeptidase family protein — protein sequence MPASLPLSRTRAQLFDEMVRDAVELLDHRFTQELSGVEFAVEDVPPALNVYDADVLEDGEVPIARLLPGRAGGSGSVPPRIVLYRRPLELRAVDREDLADLVKDVIVEQVANLLGLDPEDVDPD from the coding sequence GTGCCGGCCTCGCTGCCGCTGTCGCGCACCCGCGCGCAGCTGTTCGACGAGATGGTCCGAGACGCCGTCGAGCTGCTCGACCACCGGTTCACCCAGGAGCTCAGCGGCGTGGAGTTCGCCGTCGAGGACGTACCGCCGGCGCTGAACGTCTACGACGCCGACGTGCTGGAGGACGGCGAGGTCCCGATCGCCCGGTTGCTGCCCGGCCGGGCCGGCGGGTCCGGCAGCGTCCCGCCCCGCATCGTGCTGTACCGCCGGCCCCTGGAGCTGCGCGCGGTGGACCGGGAGGATCTGGCCGATCTGGTCAAGGACGTGATCGTCGAACAGGTGGCGAACCTGCTCGGGCTCGACCCCGAGGACGTCGACCCGGACTGA
- a CDS encoding DUF3499 domain-containing protein codes for MRSPRRCTRTGCPNPAVATLTYVYADSTAVVGPLAAFAEPHSYDLCEQHALRLTAPRGWDLVRHEGEFEAPAPTTDDLVALAEAVREAGRPVRREEPERDDEREVGRRGHLRVIPPPA; via the coding sequence GTGAGGTCTCCACGGCGTTGCACCAGAACCGGCTGCCCGAACCCGGCTGTCGCGACGCTGACCTACGTCTACGCGGACTCCACCGCGGTCGTCGGCCCGCTCGCGGCCTTCGCCGAACCCCACTCGTACGACCTGTGCGAGCAGCACGCGTTGCGCCTGACCGCACCGCGCGGCTGGGACCTGGTCCGACACGAGGGCGAGTTCGAGGCGCCGGCGCCCACCACGGACGATCTGGTCGCGCTGGCCGAGGCGGTGCGCGAGGCGGGCCGGCCGGTGCGGCGGGAGGAGCCGGAGCGGGACGACGAGCGCGAGGTGGGCCGGCGGGGCCATCTGCGGGTGATCCCGCCACCGGCCTGA
- a CDS encoding GNAT family N-acetyltransferase: MSERQRANPEQRASSSQRAPLTVTEVRRTGPLVDAVYTDILQPSFPPAELVSLAALRDAITARRATLTVALDATGEPWGAAVGEWYESARVMLLGYLAARPGSRGHGVGGRLLEQAIRTWSERYRPCVVLAEVERPDRHRASLAHGDPTGRLRFYQRYGASALDLPYFQPALRADEDREYGMLLIALHVEQQYRREERAIDAEPVRRFWLDHLGATEGAPADSAARRMAAALAAEQVAVRPLDQYRNIAVAAG, translated from the coding sequence ATGAGCGAGCGCCAGCGAGCGAACCCGGAGCAGCGTGCGTCGAGCAGTCAGCGTGCTCCGCTGACGGTCACCGAGGTGCGACGCACCGGTCCGCTCGTCGACGCGGTGTACACGGACATCCTGCAGCCGTCGTTCCCGCCCGCGGAGCTGGTGTCGCTGGCCGCGCTGCGGGACGCGATCACGGCCCGGCGGGCCACCCTGACCGTCGCGCTGGACGCCACCGGTGAACCGTGGGGTGCCGCGGTCGGCGAGTGGTACGAGTCGGCCCGGGTGATGCTGCTCGGCTACCTCGCGGCGCGGCCGGGCAGCCGCGGCCACGGGGTCGGCGGCCGGCTGCTGGAGCAGGCGATCCGGACCTGGTCGGAGCGGTACCGACCGTGCGTGGTGCTCGCCGAGGTGGAGCGGCCGGACCGGCACCGGGCCTCGCTGGCGCACGGCGATCCCACCGGCCGGCTGCGCTTCTACCAGCGGTACGGGGCGAGCGCGCTGGACCTGCCCTACTTCCAGCCGGCGCTGCGGGCCGACGAGGACCGGGAGTACGGGATGCTGCTGATCGCGCTGCACGTCGAGCAGCAGTACCGCCGGGAGGAGCGGGCGATCGACGCAGAGCCGGTGCGCCGGTTCTGGTTGGACCACCTGGGCGCCACCGAGGGCGCCCCGGCCGACTCCGCGGCCCGGCGGATGGCGGCCGCGCTCGCCGCCGAACAGGTGGCGGTGCGCCCGCTCGACCAGTACCGGAACATCGCGGTCGCCGCCGGCTGA